A single genomic interval of Schistocerca americana isolate TAMUIC-IGC-003095 chromosome 2, iqSchAmer2.1, whole genome shotgun sequence harbors:
- the LOC124594730 gene encoding cyclic pyranopterin monophosphate synthase-like: protein MVDVGSKLVTERTAAARAKVFVGPELMKLVRENGLKEGDVLSVARLAGIVWSKQTSSLIPLCHNISLSSVAVDIELDSALNCVIVTGTAKCRGQTGVEMEALTAVSVSALTVYDMCKAVSHDIVISEIMLLAKSGGTRGDFHRT, encoded by the coding sequence atggtcgacgtgggttcgaagctggtgacagaacggactgctgcagcacgagcaaaggtttttgtgggacccgaactgatgaaactcgtacgagaaaatggcctgaaggaaggtgacgtacttagcgttgctcgcctggcgggaattgtgtggtccaagcagacgtccagccttatccctctgtgtcataacatatctttatcctctgtggctgtggacattgaactggactctgctctcaactgtgtgatagtaactggcacggcaaagtgtagagggcagacgggtgtggagatggaagctctcactgctgtatcggtgtctgccttaacagtgtacgatatgtgcaaagctgtgagtcatgacattgtgatatctgaaataatgcttctggccaaaagtgggggaactagaggagacttccaccggacatga